One window from the genome of Phoenix dactylifera cultivar Barhee BC4 unplaced genomic scaffold, palm_55x_up_171113_PBpolish2nd_filt_p 001262F, whole genome shotgun sequence encodes:
- the LOC120108303 gene encoding uncharacterized protein LOC120108303: MQTNNGVGTGQTLGQLENNSCYATVESKSHNMQGVWTHQQNMPLLNTTSQSSNKPNSWNITDSLGNNDDTKYGESNNANRIMDVERCYDGSMWKVGGNQVTPMGGLEPMKSDISSPQMQSDTSFTGSVAAVMNSGTLRVNQEMNQHLVNRHQIDRGKHVALDSFINSASNVNAEGNQYNKSSRSQAWESTINNTGKELVETYDSKHEHPKTVSNEEYMSNHLNFGQHSSGGGAARESSLLTENDTRALVSGSQKSFSHSEQRTPGSHRLQYHQMGSMGINVQPSILQLQASYPQGLPQSVIRGSNHEQRYIGYSQFAGPVVSNNVIGMAKGNFASVQKNSKGAEDIQSRATVPRYDSTGSNSFGGSAALNSQNKGIGQTSQEMLELLHKVDQSRDGKAIAASDVPEAAASDICASHPQVIQSSASQGFGLRLAPPSQRQPVSNQPSQTSLRDFSSRQLDHVRGTKDRTWLASTASVRPLPHEASQIENWDTRCSVSGQTCMETSTSYSQVNSPAAAASDLSQTGIQFQQQEQQHHISGASGNKTVGQSANFSLGNQANVNSFAKNVPLLGQPRESHDRAMADRSFQTSVPNLAGRIPSSRLSSSADTHAPAASSFYSAQTDHSQPMDAGFSRTRSSGQPLPVVEPGSGSQPSTSGMPQQAGFSKMSHHVWTNVPAQHLAGVQPHNLTSAIFQSMSLSNNRHTGLWGLQKVDDQKHRGENVPSESGTCYVKSQQATEGEEHAVMDGSLQQVPCERVDVATKAGDVSQGQEPTQKHLLEGSSAVSISSLVRLHQQDASKGKHGQDSAHNLQTVCVPHANAASSSSDVGLHGRTSKPSEVQQQTYSLLHQMQAMKGADSDPSKRVGKRLKGADFGSDALQMDWKAGQGIVCGQNAVFRVPADNELGAASHSSFSSDVKMLSFASRDNEERSASACSQLPGREASSQDVRVVGCHDLQTHMHSLTKCSPSDLIGGSERPQISPQMASSWFEQYGTYKNGQILAMYDGQRSVKPATQQYYFPKVSGSMDSGTEVAQRMDTSQVGDLGRSTLATTVAASESSPSCLPSNVMDHDMVPRLKKRKSATSELLPWHKEVAQGSRRLQTISMAELHWAQASNRLTEKVEDEAEMLEDGLPVPQPRRRLILTTQLMQQLLPAIPAAILKAESPSAYESVTYCVAKSALGDACSLIASSGCDSCVQLDKEKMISEKHRTSEKVGDSIYSKVVENFIGRSKRLESEFLRLDRRTSMLDVRLECQELERFSIVNRLGRFHGRSHTDGVESSSTSENAPRRTFPQRYVTALSMPGNLPEGVLCLSL, from the exons ATGCAAACAAATAATGGTGTTGGGACTGGGCAAACACTTGGGCAGCTGGAGAACAATTCATGTTATGCAACAGTGGAGTCCAAATCGCATAACATGCAGGGTGTCTGGACTCACCAACAAAACATGCCTTTGTTGAATACTACTAGTCAATCAAGTAACAAGCCAAATAGCTGGAACATCACAGATTCACTTGGTAACAATGATGACACTAAGTATGGTGAGAGCAATAACGCAAACAGAATCATGGATGTCGAAAGGTGTTATGATGGCAGTATGTGGAAGGTTGGTGGAAATCAAGTGACTCCGATGGGTGGACTGGAGCCAATGAAATCTGATATTAGTAGTCCCCAGATGCAAAGTGACACTTCTTTCACGGGCAGTGTAGCTGCTGTTATGAATTCGGGTACTTTGAGAGTGAATCAGGAAATGAATCAGCATCTAGTTAATAGACATCAGATTGATCGTGGAAAACATGTTGCCCTTGATTCCTTTATAAATTCTGCAAGTAATGTAAATGCGGAAGGAAACCAGTATAATAAAAGCAGCAGATCACAAGCGTGGGAATCAACCATAAATAACACCGGAAAAGAATTGGTCGAAACCTATGACAGCAAGCACGAGCATCCAAAAACAGTTTCCAATGAAGAATATATGTCAAACCATTTAAATTTTGGGCAGCATAGCAGTGGTGGAGGTGCTGCAAGAGAGAGCTCCTTGTTAACTGAAAATGACACCCGTGCTTTGGTTAGTGGCAGCCAAAAATCATTTAGTCACTCTGAGCAACGAACTCCTGGTTCCCACAGGCTTCAATATCACCAAATGGGAAGTATGGGGATCAATGTCCAACCTTCTATCCTTCAGTTGCAGGCATCATATCCTCAGGGTCTGCCTCAGTCAGTCATCCGAGGATCAAATCATGAGCAAAGATATATTGGGTACTCACAGTTTGCTGGCCCAGTTGTTTCGAACAATGTTATTGGTATGGCAAAG GGAAACTTTGCTAGTGtacagaaaaattcaaaaggagCCGAGGACATACAATCTAGAGCTACTGTACCTAGATATGACTCAACTGGATCTAATTCCTTCGGTGGATCAGCTGCTCTAAATTCCCAGAATAAAGGAATTGGTCAAACAAG TCAGGAAATGCTTGAGCTTCTTCACAAGGTGGACCAGTCAAGGGATGGCAAAGCTATTGCTGCATCTGATGTACCCGAAGCAGCTGCTTCTGATATCTGTGCTTCTCATCCTCAAGTTATTCAGTCTTCTGCCTCGCAAGGTTTTGGATTACGATTGGCCCCACCATCACAACGGCAGCCAGTTTCAAACCAGCCTTCTCAGACTTCCTTACGTGATTTTAGTAGTAGGCAACTTGACCATGTGAGAGGGACTAAGGATCGAACATGGTTAGCTTCTACAGCTTCAGTTCGACCTCTGCCTCATGAAGCATCTCAAATAGAAAATTGGGACACTAGGTGCAGTGTATCTGGACAGACATGCATGGAAACATCAACATCGTATAGTCAGGTCAACTCACCGGCAGCAGCTGCTTCAGATCTTTCTCAAACGGGAATTCAGTTCCAACAGCAGGAGCAGCAACACCACATATCTGGAGCATCTGGAAATAAAACAGTGGGGCAATCTGCAAATTTTTCTCTTGGCAATCAAGCTAATGTAAATTCATTTGCTAAAAATGTTCCTCTTCTTGGACAGCCACGTGAATCACATGACAGAGCTATGGCTGATCGATCTTTCCAGACATCAGTGCCTAATCTGGCTGGAAGAATTCCATCTTCCAGGCTTTCTTCCTCTGCTGATACTCATGCACCTGCTGCTTCATCATTTTATTCAGCACAGACAGATCATTCCCAACCAATGGATGCAGGCTTTTCTCGTACTAGAAGTTCAGGCCAGCCACTCCCTGTAGTAGAACCTGGATCAGGGTCACAACCTTCTACATCAGGGATGCCTCAGCAAGCTGGCTTCTCAAAAATGTCGCATCATGTATGGACAAATGTACCAGCTCAACATCTAGCTGGTGTCCAGCCTCACAATCTTACTTCTGCTATATTTCAGTCCATGAGTTTATCAAATAATAGGCATACTGGATTGTGGGGCCTGCAGAAGGTGGATGATCAAAAACATAGGGGAGAAAATGTTCCATCTGAGTCTGGTACATGTTATGTCAAATCACAACAAGCCACTGAAGGAGAGGAACATGCAGTCATGGATGGTTCCTTGCAACAAGTACCTTGCGAGAGGGTGGATGTTGCTACTAAGGCAGGCGATGTATCTCAAGGGCAAGAACCAACACAAAAGCATCTGTTAGAAGGAAGTTCTGCTGTTTCCATTTCATCCTTGGTCCGTCTGCATCAGCAAGATGCCAGCAAGGGAAAACATGGGCAGGACTCAGCACATAACCTACAGACAGTATGTGTTCCTCACGCAAATGCTGCTTCTTCTAGCAGTGATGTTGGGTTGCATGGGCGCACTTCAAAACCTTCAGAAGTTCAACAGCAAACTTACTCTCTACTGCATCAGATGCAAGCCATGAAGGGTGCTGATTCTGATCCAAGCAAGAGGGTTGGGAAAAGGCTTAAAGGGGCAGATTTTGGTTCTGATGCTTTACAGATGGACTGGAAAGCAGGTCAAGGCATTGTTTGTGGACAGAATGCGGTCTTCAGGGTTCCTGCAGATAATGAATTGGGTGCAGCTTCACACAGTTCCTTCTCATCAGATGTCAAAATGCTAAGCTTTGCTTCAAGGGATAATGAAGAGAGAAGTGCGAGCGCATGTTCCCAGCTCCCCGGTAGAGAAGCTTCTTCTCAGGATGTACGTGTTGTGGGATGTCATGATCTTCAAACTCACATGCACTCTCTTACTAAATGTTCTCCATCAGATTTAATAGGGGGAAGCGAGCGCCCACAGATTAGTCCTCAGATGGCTTCCTCCTGGTTTGAACAGTATGGAACCTACAAAAATGGTCAGATTCTTGCAATGTATGATGGCCAGAGGAGTGTGAAACCTGCCACGCAGCAGTATTATTTCCCAAAAGTTTCTGGGAGCATGGATAGTGGTACTGAAGTGGCTCAAAGAATGGATACAAGTCAGGTTGGCGATCTTGGGCGAAGCACATTAGCCACAACTGTAGCTGCCAGTGAATCTTCTCCTAGTTGCCTGCCTTCTAATGTCATGGACCATGATATGGTTCCAAGACTGAAGAAGCGTAAAAGTGCAACATCAGAGCTTCTACCATGGCATAAAGAGGTTGCACAAGGTTCACGAAGGCTGCAAACTATCAG CATGGCAGAGCTGCATTGGGCTCAAGCTTCTAATAGGTTAACTGAAAAG GTGGAGGATGAAGCTGAAATGTTAGAGGATGGTTTGCCAGTGCCTCAACCAAGAAGAAGACTAATCCTTACAACTCAGCTAATGCAGCAGCTTCTTCCGGCCATACCTGCTGCAATTCTTAAAGCAGAGTCCCCTTCAGCTTATGAAAGTGTGACATACTGTGTTGCTAAATCAGCACTAGGAGATGCATGCAGCTTGATTGCTTCCTCAGGATGTGATTCTTGTGTGCAGTTAGACAAGGAAAAGAT GATATCTGAAAAACATAGGACTTCGGAGAAAGTGGGAGACAGCATTTACTCAAAAGTTGTAGAGAACTTTATTGGAAGATCGAAGAGGCTGGAAAGTGAATTCTTAAG
- the LOC120108302 gene encoding uncharacterized protein LOC120108302: protein MPGNEFTEEVHYFVKEDNASQHHPSEIGNGSWPNFNSNSRAGIQSQSVIPLNVNSRNSTVQSIDSDRANIRLTSQLSFGVNITQINPIPDFGNSQPGNQQLDLKGFMHGSQDIQTRPNQAEFVEDNSFSDRHNTAFRGVATFSAQQGNAPLHSSGLIRNSETPEVAQAPVNFDFCNSQQQLIRSRHLGTSQPHLRQQLGFNNMQLWQQQLMYKQLQELQRQQQLQQLDQGERQQNPLSQLSAAAKPAATNQFPALANEMPVNDASNYVWSNNFVGGESKMPSNSQMFVAGNMNWIQPSGSPAMQNLTNGRMFPNDQGQAMQTMGFVPQKLDQSLYGMPVSSSRAQMNQYSQFQGMPSDSTDVMTKAGGIQAEKVSIHSDPLNSFQSSRGIPEQACLQDNISISTHSFQEKRLFGNASVQRVSSGAASGNLQQMNHLQRGVQLQNFQGTQEQADLSGNLQEKPAQVGLSSDEASLDPTEQKLLFGTDDDDNWGFSFGRNVNSCTGGYLHGNSSDNDYIGAFSSVQSGSWSALMQEAVQVSSSEKGLQEEWSGLSFHKTESSTRNHSTVSNDNGKPQVTWDDNNLQSAPYLSSRPLPLFNNADASTSHSTAPGFQHSFTSAYEQNDRGTS from the exons ATGCCTGGGAATGAATTTACTGAAGAGGTCCACTACTTTGTTAAGGAAGACAACGCATCCCAGCATCATCCATCTGAAATTGGAAATGGAAGTTGGCCGAATTTCAATAGTAATTCACGGGCTGGAATTCAAAGCCAGAGTGTAATACCTCTGAATGTTAATTCAAGAAATTCCACTGTTCAGTCTATAG ATTCTGATAGGGCAAATATCAGGCTAACTTCTCAATTGTCTTTTGGTGTGAATATCACTCAGATAAATCCAATTCCAGATTTTGGTAACAGTCAACCTGGAAACCAACAGTTAGATTTGAAAGGATTTATGCATGGTTCTCAAGATATTCAAACAAGGCCCAACCAGGCAGAGTTTGTAGAGGATAATTCTTTTTCTGATAGGCACAATACTGCATTTAGAGGCGTAGCTACTTTTAGTGCACAGCAGGGTAATGCTCCTCTACACAGTTCGGGTCTTATAAGAAATTCAGAAACACCAGAGGTTGCCCAGGCTCCTGTTAATTTTGACTTTTGTAATAGTCAACAGCAGCTCATTAGGAGCCGCCACCTTGGAACATCACAACCTCATCTAAGGCAGCAGCTGGGTTTTAACAACATGCAGTTATGGCAACAGCAATTGATGTACAAGCAGCTACAAGAGCTTCAGAGACAGCAGCAACTTCAGCAGCTGGATCAAGGGGAAAGGCAGCAGAATCCACTTAGCCAGTTATCTGCTGCTGCGAAGCCAGCAGCGACCAATCAATTTCCGGCTCTTGCTAACGAAATGCCCGTCAATGATGCATCTAACTATGTGTGGTCAAATAACTTTGTGGGAGGTGAGTCCAAAATGCCTAGCAATTCTCAGATGTTTGTTGCTGGTAACATGAACTGGATACAACCCAGTGGCTCTCCTGCCATGCAAAATTTGACAAATGGTAGGATGTTTCCAAATGACCAAGGCCAAGCAATGCAGACCATGGGGTTTGTTCCACAGAAGCTTGACCAGTCTCTGTATGGTATGCCAGTCTCCAGCAGCAGAGCACAGATGAATCAATATTCTCAGTTCCAAGGGATGCCTAGTGATAGCACTGATGTGATGACTAAGGCAGGTGGGATCCAAGCAGAAAAGGTGTCAATTCATTCAGATCCGCTTAATTCTTTTCAAAGTAGTCGGGGTATTCCTGAACAAGCTTGTTTGCAGGATAATATTTCAATTTCTACACACAGCTTTCAGGAAAAACGTTTGTTTGGGAATGCTTCAGTGCAGAGGGTAAGTAGTGGTGCTGCATCAGGCAATCTTCAGCAAATGAATCATTTGCAGCGCGGTGTTCAGCTTCAGAATTTTCAAGGTACTCAGGAGCAAGCTGATTTGTCTGGTAACTTGCAGGAAAAACCAGCACAAGTAGGACTTTCTTCTGATGAGGCTAGTCTAGATCCAACAGAACAGAAGCTCTTATTTGGTACTGATGATGATGACAACTGGGGattttcttttggaaggaatGTTAACTCTTGCACGGGAGGCTATCTGCATGGAAATTCTTCGGACAATGATTATATTGGTGCATTTTCATCTGTCCAGAGTGGCAGTTGGAGTGCCCTTATGCAGGAGGCTGTCCAAGTTTCCAGTAGTGAGAAGGGACTTCAGGAAGAATGGAGTGGCTTGAGTTTCCACAAAACAGAATCCTCTACTAGAAACCATTCAACCGTATCTAATGACAATGGGAAGCCGCAAGTAACATGGGATGACAATAACCTGCAGAGTGCACCTTATTTATCTTCAAGACCTTTGCCTTTGTTTAACAATGCTGATGCAAGCACAAGCCATTCTACTGCCCCTGGTTTTCAGCATTCATTTACATCAGCATATGAACAAAATGACAGGGGTACCAGCTGA